From a single Pseudoalteromonas nigrifaciens genomic region:
- a CDS encoding NAD(P)H-dependent flavin oxidoreductase, with the protein MSTEHNNADGRWNTPLTEALGCRYPIIQTAMGWVSDANLVIATTRAGGFGFLAGATMNTEEVESAIKKVIAATGTSNFGLNFHMFQENAQQCLDLAISYKLRAVSYGRGPDKATIERLKAAGVLCIPTVGAVKHAVKAVAMGADMITIQGSEGGGHTGSVPSTILLPQVLNAVSVPVIAAGGFSCGRGLASVLGAGAAGMAMGTRFLLTCDAPTPKVTQQRYLDTKDSADIRISTAVDGLRHRMINTPFIDNLERSGGVKRLWLALKSARHWQKETGMTSLHMLKVFFNGLREDPKAAATLVMSANQPVLIQKSMVEGKPDEGILPSGQVAAVINNLPSVETLINEIIAEADTCLEQLLIRRTNRSVEEEA; encoded by the coding sequence ATGAGCACAGAGCACAATAATGCCGATGGCCGCTGGAATACGCCGTTAACAGAGGCACTGGGCTGTCGTTATCCGATTATTCAAACGGCGATGGGCTGGGTCTCTGATGCAAACTTAGTAATAGCAACAACGCGTGCGGGCGGTTTTGGTTTTTTAGCTGGCGCGACGATGAACACTGAAGAAGTGGAAAGTGCCATAAAAAAAGTAATTGCTGCCACAGGGACCAGTAATTTTGGTCTTAATTTTCATATGTTTCAAGAAAACGCGCAGCAATGTCTTGATTTAGCTATTAGTTACAAATTGCGTGCGGTGAGCTACGGACGCGGCCCCGATAAAGCCACTATTGAGCGACTCAAAGCGGCAGGTGTGCTGTGCATTCCCACCGTAGGCGCAGTAAAGCATGCAGTAAAAGCGGTTGCCATGGGCGCCGATATGATCACCATTCAAGGCAGTGAAGGGGGCGGTCATACTGGCAGCGTACCGAGCACTATTTTGTTACCGCAAGTGTTAAATGCGGTGTCGGTACCAGTAATTGCCGCAGGGGGCTTTTCGTGCGGGCGTGGTTTGGCCTCAGTATTAGGCGCAGGCGCTGCAGGTATGGCAATGGGCACGCGCTTTTTGCTGACCTGCGATGCACCCACGCCAAAAGTCACCCAGCAGCGTTATCTTGATACTAAAGACAGTGCTGACATTCGCATTTCTACCGCGGTAGATGGCCTGCGTCACCGGATGATCAACACGCCATTTATTGATAATTTAGAGCGCTCGGGTGGTGTTAAGCGCTTATGGTTGGCACTAAAAAGTGCGCGCCATTGGCAAAAAGAAACCGGCATGACATCGCTGCATATGCTCAAAGTGTTTTTTAATGGCCTGCGTGAAGATCCCAAAGCTGCAGCAACATTGGTAATGTCGGCTAATCAACCGGTGTTAATTCAAAAATCTATGGTTGAAGGTAAACCCGACGAAGGTATTTTACCCAGCGGCCAAGTGGCGGCGGTAATAAATAACTTACCTAGCGTTGAGACACTAATAAACGAAATTATCGCCGAGGCAGACACCTGTCTTGAGCAATTGTTAATCCGCCGGACTAACCGGTCAGTCGAAGAAGAGGCCTAA
- a CDS encoding acetyl-CoA C-acetyltransferase, translating to MTHAYIVDALRTPTGRRKGGLAHVHAIDLGAAVLKPLVERNNIPAEDYDDVIFGCVDTIGSQAGNIARTSWLAAGLAMNVPGTTVDRQCGSSQQAVHFAAQAIMSGTQDVIAVGGVQTMTQIPISSAMLAGQPLGFSTPFAESKLWHARFGDAPVNQFYAAQRIAEHWGISRADMEVFALESHRRALAAAAEGRFDREIVAIEGLTFDETPRESSLAKMAELEPVDPTYPSITAAVSSSVCDASAAMLIVSERALKKYNLTPRARIHHVSVLGDDPIWHLRAPIPATIAALKKANLTLDDIDLVEINEAFASVVMAWLKETGYSHEKTNVNGGAIALGHPLGATGVRLMTGLLHELERTGGRYGLQTMCEGGGLANVTIIERL from the coding sequence ATGACCCATGCATATATTGTAGACGCACTGCGTACACCTACAGGCAGACGCAAAGGGGGCCTTGCCCATGTGCATGCCATAGACTTAGGTGCAGCAGTATTAAAACCTTTGGTTGAGCGCAATAACATACCAGCAGAAGATTACGATGATGTGATTTTTGGCTGTGTAGACACGATAGGCTCGCAAGCAGGAAACATTGCCCGCACCAGTTGGTTAGCGGCGGGACTAGCAATGAATGTACCGGGTACAACGGTTGATAGACAATGTGGCTCATCGCAACAAGCCGTGCATTTTGCTGCGCAAGCGATTATGAGCGGCACGCAAGATGTGATAGCGGTAGGGGGCGTGCAAACAATGACGCAAATTCCTATTTCGTCAGCAATGCTTGCCGGGCAACCACTTGGCTTTAGTACGCCATTTGCAGAGAGTAAATTGTGGCATGCCCGCTTTGGCGATGCGCCGGTAAATCAGTTTTATGCCGCTCAGCGCATTGCTGAACATTGGGGTATAAGCCGCGCCGATATGGAAGTGTTTGCGCTAGAAAGTCATCGCCGTGCATTAGCAGCCGCAGCAGAGGGACGCTTTGATCGCGAAATAGTGGCGATTGAAGGATTAACATTTGATGAAACACCTAGAGAAAGTAGTTTGGCTAAAATGGCAGAACTTGAGCCGGTTGACCCTACTTACCCAAGTATTACCGCAGCGGTTTCGAGCTCAGTGTGCGATGCATCAGCAGCAATGCTTATTGTGTCTGAGCGCGCATTAAAAAAATATAACCTGACCCCAAGAGCGCGTATTCATCATGTTAGTGTGCTGGGAGATGATCCTATTTGGCACCTTAGAGCACCTATTCCAGCTACTATCGCGGCATTAAAAAAAGCGAATCTTACGCTTGATGATATTGATTTAGTAGAAATTAATGAAGCGTTTGCCTCTGTAGTAATGGCATGGCTAAAAGAAACCGGTTACAGCCATGAAAAAACTAATGTTAATGGTGGTGCCATTGCACTGGGCCACCCCCTTGGCGCTACCGGCGTGCGCTTAATGACCGGATTATTACATGAATTAGAGCGTACAGGCGGGCGTTATGGCCTACAAACAATGTGCGAAGGCGGCGGTTTAGCCAATGTCACTATCATTGAACGATTATAA
- a CDS encoding acyl-CoA dehydrogenase family protein, translating to MKLTYTTEQQNFRMEVRQWLAENVPAEKLPTYDTKAGFELHRQWERKLHKAGFSMVMWPKEYGGRGCNLIDWLIFEEEYYGAGAPGRVNQNGQLLLGSTLLEFGTEQQKSHFLPRMASSEDMWAQAWSEPNAGSDMANISSKAIRNGDHYIVNGQKTWSTRATYADWAFGLFRSEAGSQRHHGLSFLMVPLDAQGVTIRPIKALDGEDAFAEIFFDNVKVPVEHRIGEEGKGWHVAMATAGFERGLLLRSPARFQQPVRKLVQLYRDNKAAADRDPAIGAAVAKCWADAEAYALSAYNTVGRISHGDKIGAESSLNKVFWSELDLLIHQTAMDILGTCGELLSSAPLAEEHGYWLNGFLFSQAGPIYAGANEIQRNIVAERMLGLPR from the coding sequence ATGAAACTAACTTATACAACAGAGCAACAAAATTTCCGTATGGAAGTGCGTCAGTGGCTTGCAGAAAATGTACCTGCAGAAAAACTGCCCACTTACGACACCAAAGCAGGCTTTGAGCTGCACCGCCAATGGGAGCGCAAGCTACATAAAGCGGGTTTTTCAATGGTTATGTGGCCTAAAGAATATGGCGGCCGCGGGTGTAACTTAATTGACTGGCTTATTTTTGAAGAAGAATACTACGGCGCAGGTGCACCAGGACGAGTAAATCAAAATGGCCAGCTATTACTTGGCTCTACTTTACTCGAATTTGGTACAGAGCAGCAAAAGTCGCACTTTTTACCGCGTATGGCATCAAGTGAAGACATGTGGGCGCAAGCCTGGTCTGAACCTAATGCCGGCTCAGATATGGCCAACATTAGTAGTAAAGCAATTCGCAATGGCGACCATTACATTGTGAATGGCCAAAAAACCTGGTCTACCCGTGCTACTTATGCCGATTGGGCATTTGGCTTGTTTCGCTCAGAAGCGGGTTCGCAGCGCCACCATGGTTTGTCTTTTTTAATGGTACCGCTGGATGCACAGGGCGTAACTATTCGCCCAATTAAAGCGCTGGATGGCGAAGATGCCTTTGCAGAAATATTCTTTGATAACGTCAAAGTACCGGTTGAACACCGCATAGGCGAAGAAGGCAAAGGCTGGCATGTGGCAATGGCAACGGCAGGTTTTGAGCGGGGTTTGTTGCTGCGCTCACCGGCGCGTTTTCAGCAACCTGTGCGCAAACTAGTACAACTGTACCGGGATAACAAAGCGGCTGCCGATCGCGACCCAGCCATTGGTGCTGCGGTGGCTAAATGTTGGGCTGATGCAGAAGCCTATGCGTTGTCGGCTTACAACACTGTAGGACGTATTAGTCATGGCGATAAAATTGGCGCTGAATCGAGCCTAAATAAAGTGTTTTGGTCAGAGCTAGATTTGCTCATTCATCAAACGGCGATGGATATTTTGGGTACTTGTGGTGAGTTACTCTCATCGGCACCACTTGCCGAGGAGCATGGTTATTGGTTAAACGGCTTTTTATTCTCTCAAGCTGGGCCAATTTATGCGGGTGCCAATGAAATTCAACGAAATATTGTTGCTGAGCGTATGCTTGGCCTACCTAGATAG
- the rpsT gene encoding 30S ribosomal protein S20, translating into MANIKSAKKRAITSEKNRQHNASRRSMMRTYFKKVIVAIEAGDKEAAQQAFSVATPILDRYATKGLIHKNKAARHKSRIAAKIKAL; encoded by the coding sequence TTGGCTAACATCAAGTCTGCAAAAAAACGCGCTATTACAAGCGAAAAAAACCGTCAGCACAACGCAAGTCGTCGTTCAATGATGCGTACTTACTTCAAAAAAGTAATCGTAGCTATTGAAGCTGGTGATAAAGAAGCTGCACAGCAAGCTTTTTCTGTTGCTACACCTATCCTAGACCGTTACGCAACTAAGGGTCTAATTCACAAAAACAAAGCTGCTCGTCATAAGAGCCGCATAGCTGCTAAAATTAAAGCACTATAA
- a CDS encoding enoyl-CoA hydratase: MSEVQTIDDVVLYEVRAQVAVITMDRPEYNNAQNSQMTYALDKAFQLACNDDEVKVIVLAGNGKHFSAGHDIGTPGRDVDKSFDRTNLFYDHANKPGGEFLYAREHEVYLGMCRRWRDLPKPTIAMVQGACVAGGLMLAWVCDLIIADDKAFFSDPVVRMGIPGVEYFAHVHELNPRIAKEFLFTGDRMSADRAYQMGMVNRVVPRDNLEETTFTLANQIAQMPRLGLQLTKQVINNAEDLMGKRSTMDMAFGLHHFAHAHNETISGDRLGGFDAKAMAQANKSAAKEK; encoded by the coding sequence ATGAGTGAAGTTCAAACAATAGATGACGTAGTGTTATACGAAGTGCGCGCTCAAGTGGCGGTTATTACCATGGATCGTCCTGAATATAACAACGCGCAAAACTCGCAAATGACCTACGCGCTAGATAAGGCTTTTCAGCTTGCGTGTAACGACGACGAAGTAAAAGTAATTGTACTTGCCGGTAACGGCAAGCACTTTTCTGCTGGTCATGACATTGGCACCCCTGGGCGCGATGTTGATAAAAGCTTTGATCGTACTAACCTTTTTTACGATCACGCTAATAAGCCCGGCGGTGAGTTTTTATATGCTCGCGAGCACGAAGTGTATTTAGGAATGTGCCGTCGCTGGCGCGATTTGCCTAAGCCAACGATTGCTATGGTACAAGGTGCCTGTGTGGCTGGTGGCTTAATGCTGGCGTGGGTATGTGATTTAATTATTGCCGATGACAAAGCATTTTTCTCTGATCCGGTCGTGCGCATGGGTATTCCTGGGGTTGAGTATTTTGCGCATGTGCACGAGCTTAATCCACGTATTGCCAAAGAGTTTTTATTTACCGGCGATCGTATGTCGGCAGACCGTGCTTATCAAATGGGCATGGTGAATCGCGTAGTGCCAAGGGATAATTTAGAAGAGACGACCTTTACTTTAGCTAATCAGATTGCACAAATGCCACGACTGGGTTTGCAATTAACTAAGCAAGTAATTAATAACGCCGAAGATTTAATGGGTAAACGTTCAACCATGGATATGGCGTTTGGTTTGCATCATTTTGCGCATGCGCATAACGAAACAATATCGGGTGACCGCTTAGGTGGCTTTGACGCGAAAGCGATGGCTCAAGCCAATAAATCAGCAGCCAAGGAAAAATAA
- a CDS encoding acyl CoA--acetate/3-ketoacid CoA transferase subunit beta — MTATQYSLAELMICAAATAFDNDGEVLATGIGVIPRLAASISMSTNNPDLMMTDSEAYLLSEPNPIGARGDDFVQRNETWMGFSRIFDNVWSRKRHAMIGPTQIDKYGQSNISALGGDYDKPKIQMLGVRGLPGNSISHANSFFVPSHSKRVFVEQECDVVCSIGYNPARLPKGYQLSDVDIRLVITDICVMDWQGPEHQLRLVSVHPGVSVQEVIEKTGFEIHVEANTPTTPAPTAEQLALIAKLDPHNIRAKQLKDNPPGVRPEES, encoded by the coding sequence ATGACAGCAACTCAATACAGCTTGGCAGAATTAATGATTTGTGCCGCAGCAACCGCATTTGATAACGATGGTGAAGTGCTTGCCACCGGCATTGGGGTTATTCCGCGTTTAGCGGCGAGTATTTCTATGAGTACTAACAACCCAGATTTAATGATGACAGACTCAGAAGCCTACTTACTGAGTGAGCCAAATCCGATTGGCGCACGTGGCGATGATTTTGTACAGCGTAACGAAACATGGATGGGTTTTTCACGCATTTTTGACAATGTGTGGAGCCGTAAACGCCACGCCATGATAGGGCCAACGCAAATTGATAAGTACGGGCAAAGTAATATTTCAGCCCTAGGGGGCGACTACGATAAACCTAAAATACAAATGTTAGGCGTACGTGGTTTACCGGGTAACTCAATTAGCCATGCTAACTCGTTTTTTGTGCCAAGCCACAGTAAACGCGTATTTGTAGAGCAAGAATGTGATGTGGTGTGCTCAATTGGTTACAACCCAGCACGTTTGCCAAAAGGTTATCAGCTATCGGATGTCGATATTCGTTTAGTGATCACCGATATTTGTGTGATGGATTGGCAAGGTCCAGAGCATCAATTGCGCTTAGTGAGCGTTCACCCTGGTGTGAGTGTACAAGAAGTAATTGAAAAAACAGGCTTTGAAATTCACGTTGAGGCAAACACTCCAACCACACCAGCGCCTACAGCTGAGCAGTTAGCATTAATTGCTAAATTGGATCCTCACAATATTAGAGCTAAACAGCTAAAAGACAACCCACCGGGTGTACGCCCAGAGGAGTCGTAA
- a CDS encoding acyl-CoA dehydrogenase family protein gives MDFTFTEDQLMFREAISRFLMTEAAPETLREIWETDAGRSPELRNKMAEQGLTALSVPEQFGGLGMGDIAWSLMTQELGYYAIPDSLADTAYVGSGVFSALDDSVACKADYLAKICDGELRLAIGHQCSELVSDAHLAQVLLMQHADEVHLVPREQVDNVVNLSIDSSRRLSQVTWQPTAETCIAQGEAGKKIWNDTLNRGALSVAGQLLGLAQRMLDLTVDYSVQRKQFGKAIGSFQAVKHHLADVAGKIEIAKPVLYRAACSLENNHPLTDVHVSQARNFCSEAAALAARHGIQIHGAMGYTWEVDLQMFMKRSWALNNTWGDSIFHRARVQDYVLNSDVDLAPSKTFEAIL, from the coding sequence ATGGATTTTACCTTTACTGAAGACCAATTAATGTTTCGTGAAGCTATCAGCCGTTTTTTAATGACTGAAGCAGCACCAGAAACACTACGCGAAATATGGGAAACCGACGCGGGTCGCTCTCCCGAATTAAGAAATAAAATGGCAGAGCAAGGGCTTACTGCGCTATCGGTGCCAGAGCAGTTTGGTGGTTTGGGAATGGGCGATATAGCGTGGTCATTAATGACCCAAGAGCTAGGTTATTACGCTATTCCTGATTCGCTTGCCGATACGGCTTATGTAGGCAGTGGCGTATTTTCAGCCCTTGATGATAGCGTGGCTTGTAAAGCTGATTACTTAGCTAAAATTTGTGATGGCGAGCTGCGCTTAGCTATTGGCCATCAATGCAGTGAGCTGGTATCGGATGCACATTTAGCGCAGGTGCTACTTATGCAACACGCTGATGAAGTGCATTTAGTACCGCGTGAGCAAGTGGATAACGTCGTTAATTTAAGTATTGATTCGTCGCGCCGCTTATCGCAAGTAACTTGGCAGCCAACAGCCGAAACCTGTATTGCACAGGGCGAGGCGGGCAAAAAAATATGGAATGACACGCTTAATCGCGGGGCGCTCTCGGTTGCTGGGCAATTACTCGGTTTAGCGCAGCGCATGCTCGATTTAACCGTTGATTATAGTGTACAGCGTAAACAGTTTGGCAAAGCAATTGGTAGCTTTCAGGCTGTTAAGCACCATTTGGCCGATGTAGCAGGAAAAATTGAAATTGCAAAACCAGTACTGTATCGCGCGGCGTGTTCACTAGAAAATAACCACCCTTTAACTGACGTGCATGTTTCACAAGCGCGTAATTTTTGCAGCGAAGCAGCCGCACTTGCAGCGCGCCACGGGATTCAAATCCACGGTGCTATGGGTTATACCTGGGAAGTAGACCTGCAAATGTTTATGAAACGCAGTTGGGCATTAAACAACACCTGGGGTGACAGTATTTTTCATCGTGCACGAGTGCAAGATTATGTACTTAACTCTGATGTCGATTTGGCTCCTTCTAAAACTTTTGAGGCGATACTATGA
- a CDS encoding response regulator has product MNTQLAILIVDDVSTVRSFLSQTLMHLGIENVKEASTAAQCINECRAANYNMIFLDIELPDGDGKELIEQINQLNPETNVVMVSAHSGVENVKDAIDKGAKGFVVKPFSPKKIAAMLKKFYPELEGV; this is encoded by the coding sequence ATGAACACGCAGCTTGCAATTTTAATCGTTGATGACGTTAGTACTGTGCGCAGCTTTTTAAGCCAAACATTGATGCATTTAGGCATAGAAAACGTAAAAGAAGCATCAACTGCCGCACAATGTATTAATGAGTGTCGTGCTGCAAATTATAACATGATTTTTTTAGATATAGAGTTACCTGATGGCGATGGTAAAGAGTTAATTGAGCAAATTAATCAACTGAACCCAGAAACAAACGTGGTTATGGTGTCGGCGCACTCAGGGGTTGAAAATGTAAAAGATGCAATTGATAAAGGGGCTAAAGGTTTTGTGGTAAAGCCTTTCTCTCCTAAAAAAATAGCAGCTATGCTGAAAAAGTTTTATCCCGAGCTAGAAGGGGTTTAA
- a CDS encoding SDR family oxidoreductase: MGICQQRTVIITGSGGGLGRAYALAFAAEGANVVVNDIRLDAAKAVVDEIITAGGKAIANSSDITTTATAQQIVDDAIAAFGEVHVLVNNAGVLRDGMFVNSDEDAWDMVMRVHLKGHFCLANILSRRWRDQSKAGNPVAARIINTSSGAGLQGSVGQANYSAAKGGVATLTLVQASELARYGITANALAPAARTAMTESAMPDLVKKPEDDSFDAWAPENVAPLVVWLGSEASSAVTGQIFETQGGRISLCDGWRTGPTIDKGARLNVNEIAGVIDQLNAQAVAPQKVWGSK; this comes from the coding sequence ATGGGTATTTGCCAACAGCGTACAGTTATTATTACCGGAAGTGGCGGTGGATTAGGCCGTGCTTATGCACTTGCCTTTGCCGCAGAAGGCGCCAATGTGGTAGTGAACGACATTCGTCTTGATGCTGCAAAAGCAGTGGTTGATGAAATTATTACTGCCGGCGGTAAAGCAATTGCTAATAGCAGCGATATTACTACCACGGCTACGGCGCAGCAGATAGTAGATGATGCCATTGCCGCTTTTGGCGAAGTGCATGTGCTAGTTAACAATGCCGGCGTACTGCGCGATGGTATGTTTGTTAATTCAGATGAAGATGCCTGGGATATGGTAATGCGAGTGCACCTTAAAGGGCACTTTTGTTTAGCCAATATTTTAAGCCGTCGCTGGCGCGATCAGTCAAAAGCAGGTAACCCAGTAGCTGCACGTATTATAAACACCAGCTCGGGCGCAGGCTTACAAGGCTCGGTAGGGCAAGCAAACTATTCTGCGGCAAAAGGCGGTGTTGCTACGCTTACTTTAGTACAAGCGTCGGAATTGGCGCGTTACGGTATTACTGCTAATGCATTGGCACCGGCAGCACGCACCGCAATGACCGAATCAGCAATGCCTGATCTAGTGAAAAAGCCAGAAGATGATAGCTTTGATGCTTGGGCACCGGAAAATGTAGCGCCGCTGGTTGTTTGGTTAGGCAGTGAGGCATCATCTGCCGTAACAGGGCAAATATTTGAAACGCAAGGCGGGCGTATCTCATTATGTGATGGCTGGCGCACTGGGCCTACTATTGATAAAGGCGCACGCTTAAATGTAAATGAAATTGCCGGCGTGATTGATCAATTAAATGCCCAAGCTGTGGCACCACAAAAGGTATGGGGTAGTAAATAA
- a CDS encoding amidase — MTKIDLDRRRLIQACGAIGGASMLGLSLASQASAAATVNTPKQPLGDYDSWDMSTMADLLRQGDISPLELTDSAIARFETNAALNMIAVNHFEQAREQAQKLNQLSTAQRTAKMASAPLLGVPFALKDLGVTMAGTITTNGCRFFKDNRVAENSTLVNRYQAAGLNIMAKLTSPEFGQTPTGESSLHGDTLNPWDTRYSSGGSSAGSAVAVAARILPAAHGSDGGGSIRIPASHCGLFGLKPSRGRVASGPTNLESSMGLSVHHALTRSVRDSALLLQLTQGAEPGSRVTLPNDNMLAAVNAKPKPLKIALMQSHPFGYPVHQDCSDALDKTVKLLTSLGHIVEVAQPTLPLEQMFNGMGIATSSGMLNAVQARELKLGRAARENEFEAIVWGHLQRAKEFTAQQMLAARSAFEQGGQAFDVFFNDYDFILTPVTTAPPPKIGELSLNQPYDSFVQQVLKASPIAALFNMTGLPAMSVPLHWNKNGLPIGVQFAGAYGSEAQLLTLAAQLEQAAPWADKRPPILS; from the coding sequence ATGACTAAGATAGATTTAGATAGACGACGACTTATACAGGCGTGCGGCGCAATTGGTGGTGCGTCTATGCTAGGTTTATCACTTGCAAGTCAAGCATCGGCGGCTGCAACAGTAAACACTCCTAAACAGCCGCTTGGTGACTACGACAGTTGGGATATGTCGACCATGGCGGATTTATTACGCCAAGGCGATATTAGCCCATTAGAATTAACCGACAGTGCAATTGCAAGGTTTGAAACAAATGCTGCGCTTAATATGATAGCCGTTAATCATTTTGAGCAAGCGCGTGAGCAAGCACAAAAGTTAAACCAATTAAGCACAGCCCAGCGAACAGCTAAAATGGCCAGCGCGCCGCTGTTGGGAGTGCCGTTTGCGCTTAAAGATTTAGGCGTAACTATGGCCGGTACTATTACCACTAATGGTTGTCGTTTTTTTAAAGATAACCGTGTGGCTGAAAATTCAACCTTAGTTAATCGCTATCAAGCAGCGGGACTAAATATTATGGCTAAGCTTACCAGTCCTGAGTTTGGTCAAACGCCTACAGGTGAGTCGAGCTTACATGGCGACACGCTTAACCCGTGGGATACCCGCTATAGCAGTGGTGGCTCCTCGGCAGGCTCTGCAGTGGCGGTTGCCGCGAGAATTTTACCCGCAGCTCATGGTAGCGATGGTGGCGGTTCTATTCGTATACCTGCATCGCATTGTGGACTATTTGGGCTCAAACCAAGCCGTGGCCGGGTGGCATCTGGCCCCACTAACTTAGAAAGCTCAATGGGGTTATCGGTTCATCATGCGCTTACCCGTAGTGTGCGCGACAGTGCATTGCTGCTGCAGCTAACACAAGGGGCAGAGCCAGGGTCGCGTGTTACCCTGCCCAACGATAATATGTTAGCTGCGGTTAACGCCAAACCAAAGCCTCTTAAAATAGCATTAATGCAAAGCCATCCGTTTGGTTACCCTGTGCATCAAGATTGTAGCGACGCCTTAGATAAAACCGTTAAATTACTGACTAGTTTAGGCCATATTGTTGAAGTAGCACAGCCAACCTTGCCACTTGAGCAAATGTTTAACGGCATGGGCATAGCCACTTCAAGCGGTATGCTTAATGCGGTACAAGCTAGAGAATTAAAACTAGGGCGTGCAGCACGCGAAAACGAATTTGAAGCCATTGTTTGGGGACACCTGCAGCGGGCTAAAGAATTTACAGCTCAGCAAATGCTAGCCGCCCGCAGTGCTTTTGAGCAAGGTGGGCAAGCTTTTGACGTGTTTTTTAACGACTACGACTTTATTTTGACGCCAGTGACCACAGCGCCACCACCAAAAATTGGTGAACTTAGTTTAAATCAACCCTACGACTCATTTGTGCAACAGGTATTAAAAGCATCACCCATTGCAGCGTTATTTAATATGACAGGTTTACCAGCAATGTCGGTGCCACTGCATTGGAATAAGAATGGCTTGCCAATTGGTGTGCAGTTTGCCGGTGCGTATGGCAGTGAGGCGCAGTTGCTTACGCTGGCCGCGCAATTAGAGCAAGCCGCTCCGTGGGCAGATAAAAGGCCGCCTATATTAAGCTAA
- a CDS encoding enoyl-CoA hydratase family protein: protein MNPAFKSHIENGIAEIIINKAPVNALDSAEWQALADLINSIGQNLAARVLIIRSEGRGFCAGVDIKELDKYPERIVSVNAGNYETFKAVHLCPIPVIVALHGYVLGGGIGITGAADIVVASECTTFALPEVDRGAMGGGAHLQRLFPVQKVRYLFFTGETISVQDADRYGFIERIVPKEQLRDTALEIASKIAAKSSDMIRIAKESLNGIEDGDLEAKYRWEQGFTLQAYTSPDSAETRRAFVDKREANF, encoded by the coding sequence ATGAACCCAGCATTTAAAAGCCATATCGAAAACGGTATCGCCGAAATAATTATAAATAAAGCACCGGTAAATGCACTCGACAGTGCTGAATGGCAAGCGCTCGCCGATCTGATCAACAGTATTGGCCAAAATTTGGCTGCTCGGGTATTAATTATTCGCTCAGAAGGGCGTGGTTTTTGTGCCGGTGTTGATATTAAAGAGTTAGATAAATACCCAGAGCGTATTGTTAGCGTTAACGCCGGTAATTACGAAACGTTTAAAGCGGTACATTTGTGTCCAATACCAGTAATAGTTGCGCTGCATGGTTATGTGCTGGGTGGCGGTATTGGTATTACTGGTGCGGCCGATATTGTGGTGGCGTCAGAATGTACCACTTTTGCGCTACCAGAAGTAGATCGTGGCGCTATGGGCGGCGGCGCGCATTTACAGCGCTTATTTCCGGTGCAAAAAGTACGTTACTTGTTTTTTACTGGCGAAACTATTTCGGTACAAGATGCCGATAGATACGGCTTTATTGAACGCATTGTACCTAAAGAGCAATTACGCGATACCGCGCTGGAAATTGCCAGCAAAATTGCCGCAAAAAGCTCCGATATGATCCGCATTGCTAAAGAAAGCCTAAATGGTATTGAAGACGGTGACCTAGAAGCTAAATACCGTTGGGAGCAAGGGTTTACGCTGCAAGCTTATACCAGCCCAGATTCTGCTGAAACCCGCCGTGCGTTTGTAGACAAACGCGAAGCGAATTTTTGA